The Deltaproteobacteria bacterium genomic interval GACCAGCGCACTGATACCCGGACATTCGGCATCGCTCACAATATCAAGTCCCGCATAACTGATTTTTGCATTATCCACATCGCCAAACGCCGACTTGCTATTTTCAAATTCATTCAGATCAAAAACCGAGTTGGCGTTTGGGCCTGTATAACCAAGGGTGATATCGTCACTACTTTGAAGTGTGTCATCGTCCCATGCGACGGTTACATCGCCGCCAAAAAGCAAATGCGCCGCACCGGCTTTGGTGTGATCGTTGTTTTCGTCATAGGCGCCAAAGGCAACATCATCTTTGCCATCTCCATCTAAATCACCGATAGCGGAGAACCTGCCAGCCTCGTAACTGTTACCACTGCCACTCCATGTTAGATAGTCAATGGACGGTTCAATGTCTGTCGTCGACAAATTGATTGTGCCGGGCGGATTGTCGTTGCCGAAAACAAGCCACCCATTACCTGCATTTAAATTATACGACTCGGACGATTCACCAAAAAGAAGATCGGTATAGCCATCCCCGTTAACATCACCTGATCGAATTTTATATTCGTCGCAAAAACCACCGTCCCAATTTCCGCCGCTTACTTCATAGCGAAAAAGAGAGCTTTTACTTACAGTACCTGTCACATCGCTTAATGAAAGGACATCGCAAATCCGCACATTATGATAATCGACAAGCTCGGTCACCCCATCCCCATCAATATCCCCGACTCCTTTGGCAATCTGTCCGATGTATTCATTTTCATCGCCTTCGATAGTGGCATCAGCCGTCAAGTAATCATAATCACTCGCCCAGTTGGTTTTTCCCGAATAACGGAAAATCGCCCCTGTGCCGCTTCCATCCCCTTGCGGCGGATCAATCNNNNNNNNNNNNNNNNNNNNNNNNNNNNNNNNNNNNNNNNNNNNNNNNNNNNNTCCACTCATACGCCTCCGCATTGTTATAACCCGGAGCCCCGGCAAAGATATCGTAAATGCCATCTCCATCGGGATCGGCAAGGCTTAAACCCATGCCCAAATTAAGATCAAACATTGAACCTGAAATAGTTGTGGTGGCCACGTCTGACAAAAGTGCTTCGGCTCCACTTTCGAACACCGAAGATCCCCCCTCAACGATATAAACCCGACCTAACGAACTATTAGCAAGGTCAACGTCAAAGTCACCGGTCAGTGGTAGCCCCCAACCGGGTGAACCAACTACAAGATCATCAATTTCATCTCCTGTAACATCACCACCAGCAACCGCTGTTGCCCCCGCCTGCTCTCCAATAAATTCGGTCGGCAGGTCATCACCCTCATAGGTTATCGTTTGGGCCTCCAAATCCCCGCTGAGAATAGCCCCCAGTGTAAAACTTAACCCCGTCTTTCCCTCGCACACACTCGGCTTAATGTAGTCTTCATCAATCGATCCGTTGCAGTTGTTGTCCACATTGTCGTTGGTGTCGTCTGCGGAATCGGGCTTAATTGTTGCATCGTTGTCGTTGCAATCGCCGCAAATGATATCTTCGTATTGAGCTTGCTCCGAAGTGGCGCAGTCATAGTAGCCGTCCCCATCCGCGTCGTTGGGATTTACCGGCGTGCTGGTGTCGTCTGTATCATCACCACCGCTATCGACGGGATCGGTGTCGTCCGGACGGCGGCCACCAGTGGGGCCAGTACACCCGGAAAGGCCAATCATTCCGGCACCGGCAAGCAAGATTGGAAGAAGAGGCAACATAATTTTTTTTCAATTCACGTCTCAAAAACCTCACTTACACTTATCGGCTGAAATCGGCTTTTGTTGCTAAAATTCGTACGCCTGTAAGAAAAAAATGTCAAGCCATATCAAAGAGTTAGCGGCATGGTTTTGACACCTCCGGTCAGAGCGTTCATTTTGTAACACCCCAAATTCGTATCCAAACCGCCCAACCGTCCATCGGACGGCGTCCGATTTTCGGACGGTGCCGCTGGGCAGGCGGACGATTTTGGCGACGTGCCTCTTTTTAAGCCCATGTAATCACGGCAATTAATTCTTCTTGGAGGTGGCACGGGAATTGCTTGTCTCATCGGTGGAGGTATACTTTTATGTATCCTATCAAAGAAAAAAACGACCTCACGCTATCCACCCCCGTTGTACCGCCCAATCGTAAGGAACTGGATGCCAACTCCTTTCTGCGGGAGGCTCACCAACTCATGTACATGGCAAAAAGAGATTTCTGGACCGAGGAGCATCTCATCGGCCAGGTTTTGCAACTCACCGATCAAAATCCAAACCTGGTTGAAACGATGGATTTTCCCCGCACGGCGGAAGACATTAAAAATCAACTTCTCATTCCGGCAAAAATGAAGCAGAATACGGAGCACTTGGAGTTTAATATCAGCGAAAAGCGGCTGATTCATTTTGATGACAAGGGAAAAGAAGTGGAAAGCTGGCCAGCCAGAACGGGAAATCTTAGCGGGAAGGTTTCCATGGAGAAGAATCGGGGCCCTTTGCCGCCGGGGGAATATTTGTTGGGGGGGAAACCAAGACCCAAAGATGATAAAGCATTCTGTGACCAGGAAAGAGATTGTTGGTCACAGACATTGGATGCAAATTTTGAGACGGAAAGAGAATTACTGGCGATTCATCCCGATGGAGGGGATGCGGGTACAGCCGGATGTATCGGCAAAGAAAAAAAACGAGACAGTGGAATCCGATTTTTTTGGGTGCTATTTTTTGTACCTTCTTTTCTTCAAATCTCTTGGCAGATTCCTTGATGCCGGAGAAAAAATTGGACCGGTTAGCCATGATTGGTATCATGGAGAAATCCGTTGAGTTGACAAACAGCTTCCAAAAAACGCTTGATATGTCGGCCCGCCGGACCGATGAAGACTATGCTTGGAATGTGGTGATTCCGGCATTGGGACAAATTACCGATTATCTTACGGTGTCAACCAATGATATAGAATTTTGCAAGATTTTTTACTCTTTAATTTTGGCACACACGAATGCGGCAGACGAAAGTTTTAATTATTCCGCCGGAACGGTATATTATAAGAATCCCGCACTGGTAGAAAAAACACTCCTCTTATTTTCCGTCGGAGATCAAAAAACGCTGGTGTTATTAATCAGTGGGGGAATGGAGTCCTTGGAGTGGGAGTCCAAGAATGATTCTTCCTTCGAAAACAAGCCCCCCTTTGAAATTCAGAACGCCCGGTTTAAAAAACTCATGCAGAAATACAAAATTACACCTTAATTTTTAGCCAGTCGATTCTTTGCGCCATTGTTCAAATTCCTTTTCCTGAAACCCGGGTCTTTTTTTCAAGGCTTCTAACTTAGCCGTGGCCTCATGCAGACCAGTTTCGTTTTTGCGGCTTTTTTCAAAATCGGCCCGCTCCTGCCATAAAAACTGCTCGTAAGCCTTTAACAACGGGTTGTGTTGCAACAATTCCGCGGCGCGTCCGAGAAAATTTTCGGCCTTTTGAGCGTCATTCAAATTTCGGTAAACCGCTGTCATCCCCAGAAAACTGGTATAGAGGCTCACAATGACCGGTCCCTTTTCATCACAGGCGTCGAAGAGTTTTATGGCATAGACAAAATACTTTTGCGCCTCGGAAAACTTCTTTTGTTTCAGCAAAACATTGGCGATGTTGTAGCTGACGATCGCCAAACGGGCCTGTGGCGCCGTTTTGTGCGCCAGTTCAAAGGCATGCTTATATGACGTCAAGGCTTCCTCGGAGGCATGTTTTTTGTCGCAGAGGTTCCCCTGTTCGTTGTAGACGGCATAGAGCCAATACGGCGTTCGTCTTTCCTTTAATGTGTCCAGACACCGATTCAACATCTCGGTGGCTTTGTCTGCCTGATTCAATCGTTCATAACAACTTGCCAGCTTGTAAAGTGTAATGGGATATGCCTCGACGGAAGGCTTTTTCGACAAGACGGCCATCACCTCTTCCAGATAACCGCAGGCCTTTGCATAATCCCCTTTAAGATAATAAAGAATATCGATGTCCGTCCGGATAGCCTTGATTTTTTCTTCATCGGTCAACTCGTTTTTCCAGGTCTGCCAAGTTTCATTGAAAATTTTTTCGGCCTCTTCCGGCCTTCCGGCATCCAGAGCATCTTGGGCCATCCGATTGCGAAGAATAATCTCCATCCACCTTAAATCCTTGTTGTCTTTGACGGCATTTAATGCCTGTTCGTAACAAACCCGTGCCTTCTCGGACTTTCCCAGCCGTTTATGGCATAAGCCAAGTTGCTCCAGCGTCCGGATGAAAATTTCGTCCGTCTGACCCTTTTGATCGGCCTCCCGGGCTTTAACCAACTCGTTCAGGGCTCGTTCGGCCGATTCATGGTGTCCCGCTTCTACTTCCAGTTCGCCAAGTTCGAGAAGGACCGTTCTTCGTTCCGTTTCATCCAGATTCCGCTTTTCCAACAAAAGGGTCAGGCTTTCCCGCGCCTTGTCATACTGAAGAGCCTCCCTCTGCAGTCGCGCCAGTTCATGGAGCGCCTCGATCGCTCCCATGCCGGTTCCACGTCCCTGAAAATAGAGGACATCCTCCTTCGGCATTCCCTTTTGTTTATAATAGTCGGCAATCGCGTCGCAGACCTCCGCTTTCAGGTCGGACGCCGTTTCCTCAAGCAGTACCTCTTTGAACAGTGGATTCGAAAAAACATAGAAACTCTCCGGATCGGTCATCAATATTCCCCTGCCAACCAGCTTGCCCAGTTCCTCCTCCACCTTTCCGGTCTGCGACATTTCCGCCAAGTCGTCCAGTTTAGGCTTGCCTGTGAAAGCCAGCATGAGGAGAAGAACCTGTTGAACCTCGGTGAGCCGCGCCTCTTCAAGGGTTGCCTTGAGTCTTTTCTTGATAAACTCATCCGCGCCGCTTGCCTCCAAATCCCCCCCCAGATCGTCCAAAATCTTCGGCGTCCAGCTTCCATGGCTGTCCTTAAGAAACCCTTTTTCAAAAAGGGCGCGGACATATTCCTCAAGGCAGGCCGGGTTGCCGCGCGTGTGTTTAAAGACAATGTCCAAAATTCTATCCGGGATGTCTTCCAGGCCGGTTGCTTTGACCAGATATCCCTTCGTCTGCTCCCGCTTGAAATTCTTAAGGGTGATGACGCATTCTTCGGGGCACGGGATATTCAACTGTTTTGCCGTCAACACAGCCAAAAACCGGGTATTTTCCATGAACAAATCGACATATTCCAATTCCATCGGATCGATCTGCACATCGTCACCAACGACAAGACAGGGGGTCGGCAATTTATCGGTCGAATATTTCGCCGATTCGGCCCAAGTAAGCACCTTGTAGAAATGGCGGTGGGCCTCGTTTTTGCATTCTTCCAGAAAACGGGTCTTCCCGCTTCCTTCGTCGCCGGTAATGAGCAGGTAGGGCTTCTTTTTAAATGCGCCGTTCACAAGCCGGTCGGCAAAAAAAGCCTCAAAGACGGCAAATTCTTTCTCTCTGCCGATTAATTTTCCCTTTTCCGGAAGATAGCTCACAACCGTCTCCGGTGTTTCGACGGGATAAAAATGATCGGACAATAAATTGATGTCTTCAATCACGGCTTGGGCAGTGGAGTAACGGCTTGAGGGATCTTTTTCCAACAGCTTAATGATGATCTGGTCAAGGTAAGCCGGAATTGCCGGGTTGTGGCGGGAAGGGGGCAGGGGCGTTTCGGTGACATGTTTCACATAAACTTCTTCGGCCTCACCGCTAAACGGCAGTTTGCGCGAAAACGCCCGATAAAAGGCGCACCCCAGCGAATAAAGATCGGCCCTTTTGTCGCGCGGTTTCCCTTCGATGATCTCCGGCGGGGTATAGGCCGCGGTCCCGACAATGATCGGCTTTCCCTCCTTGCGGTTCTTTGCAAATTCCCGTTCATAAAAATTGGCCAGGCCGAAGTCGATAAGTTTCAGTTGGGAGATGACGCCGTCTCCAATGACAAGTACGTTCTGCGGCTTGATGTCGAGGTGAATGACATTTTTGCTGTGGAGATAATTCAGCGCCCGCAGGGCTTGGACAAACAGTTCCTCGATGATTTGAACGGTGGCCCCCTCCGTGGCCTCAAACAGGTTCTTTCCATCCACAAATTCGGTGGCAATAAAGAGATGTTCGTTCTCCTCCAGCTTGCCGGCATCGAACACTTTTGCGATTGAAGGATGGTTCAAGTCTTTAAGGGTGAGAAATTCACCTTTGAACGTCTCGAACTCGATCATTTTTAAATATTTAAGGGTTTTTTTGAGAACTTTGAGGGCGAGTTTTGCTCCCGTCTTCCGGTCACGCACCAGATAGACATAACCGCTCATCCCACTGCCTAACTCACCCAGTTTTTCGTAACGACCGGCGTAAAGTGTCATGGCGGGATTGATATTAGCAGATTTGCCGTGAAGGTGAAACGCGAAAGCTTTATTTGATTTTAAGGATTCTGCGGATTTCTTCCACCGACATTTTGAAACGCTCCGAGATGACCTGCAAGTCCTGTCTCACGGCGTAGGCCAGCCGGAGTTGAAGCGCCGTGATTCTTTCGACGTAATTCGCCATCGACTCCCCCTCCCGCGGAAAGAGGATTTTGTTTTTCAAAATATCCACCAGCTCCCGGCACTGGCTGACAACCGTTTTCAGATATTCGGGCTCAAACCGGAACAGGGCCGATTTTGGAAGTTCCCGGATGATCGTGCCGGCCGGCGTTTTTTGAACCATTTTTTTCCGCTTCTCGGCCACGTAATCGGCAATTACCCTGCTTTTCTCCTCCAGCATGGAAGAGGTTCTCTCGATCAAATCCTCCTTCATATTTTTCAATTTCACGGCAACCTTGAAAAGGGTATCAAGCGGGATATCCACTTGGGGATATGCCTTCAGCAAATCCTGCAGGTCCTCCCTGGACATATCGGGGAAATCGCAATCGACGAAAAAATTCACGATCTTCAATGCGGCGTTGAGGGGCGTAACCTCTTTCACCGGATGATGATGGTGCAGTAAAACGGTATCAATCACTTCGTCAGAAAACCGCCAATTGGCCGCAATCATCGCCGAAGTCACCGGATGCAGTTCGTAATCGATCAGATTAAACAATTCGCCGTCAATGCACGCATAGGTCTGCGATTTTTCGTCCATCGCCGCTTCGGCGGGCCTGGCAAGCGAAGGGTGAAGAATCGTATAAAGCGCGCACGTTCCCAAGCCCTGCAACAATACGGCCGCATACAGATAATGGGGGCTAACATTTTTTGGCAAATGGGGGGCCAGTTCCAAAGCCATGATTGCGCCAAGGCTTCCGAATTCCTTTTTTTGCTCAAGGATGGAGATTTCCTCTTCAACGTCGCAGATGCCATTCTTTGCAACCCCGATGAAAATCAATTCCTCCAACTGGCCGGTCGTTATTCGTTTCAGGGCATCGGGAATGTCCTTTGCCGGATTTTCCTGAAAATAGAGAAGGTTTGCCGCCGAAAAGATAAAGGGCCCCCAAACAAGATCGCGCGCCAAAAAACCGTCGAGGGCTTCTCCCTTCAGCACAAAATCGCGGATCTCGTGCGGATATTTTGCCTCCGGGTTTGTGCGCAGGGCGTCGAGGACAAGAAAGAGATTGGTCGGTAAAGCGGGCGGCAAGAAAAAGTGATAAAGGTCCTTTTTCAAATACCCGAATACCTTCAACCGCTGTTCGCTCAAAGGGGAACCGGCCTGATCTTTGTAAGATTCCTTGATCCGCTCGATGACCTTTTCCAGTTCTTTTGAATAGGCCATGGCGCCATCCAAAGGGATATCTTCCAAAACCTTTCGTCTTGCCCCCAATTCCCAATCCTTCAGTTTCGCCAGTCCGACATTCAAAACGCGGGCCAGTTCGACAAGCATCTGGCGGTCTGGCAACGACTCGCCAGTCTCAATTTTTCTGTATTGCGGGAGGCTGATCCCCAAATACTCGGCAATCTGGTTGGTTCGGATTCCGCGGGCCTCGCGTAGCCGCCACAGGCGAAAGCCGAAGTGAATGAAAGGAAAGGTCTGTGTATTTTCTTTTGGCGGCATAAGCGTTTTTCATCCCTTTTGGATAATGAGACAGTTTAAACCATTTAAGGCGACCTGACCATCAATTTTTTATCAATTTTTTATCCCTTGGCTATTTTTTTTTGGGGGGTGGAGAAAATTTATCCAGCGGTGGAAAACTATTTCAAAAGGCGGTCGGGTGCGATTTTGAAAACCTTGGCCAGTTTCAGAATGGTTTTAAGGCTTACATTCCGCTCACCGGCTTCAATATACTGGTACTGGCGGAGGGAAAAACCGAATTCGGTCATGTCAAACTGGGTCCAGCCGCGTTTCAGCCTGTATTTCCTGATATTTCGGGCCACTTTCCCTTGAAAATCCGCAAGGTTCATTTACCGCTTCATAAACCCTTTACGCTCCTATGAAAACGCCCACAAAAAAGCACGCCTA includes:
- a CDS encoding FG-GAP repeat protein, which encodes IDPPQGDGSGTGAIFRYSGKTNWASDYDYLTADATIEGDENEYIGQIAKGVGDIDGDGVTELVDYHNVRICDVLSLSDVTGTVSKSSLFRYEVSGGNWDGGFCDEYKIRSGDVNGDGYTDLLFGESSESYNLNAGNGWLVFGNDNPPGTINLSTTDIEPSIDYLTWSGSGNSYEAGRFSAIGDLDGDGKDDVAFGAYDENNDHTKAGAAHLLFGGDVTVAWDDDTLQSSDDITLGYTGPNANSVFDLNEFENSKSAFGDVDNAKISYAGLDIVSDAECPGISALV
- a CDS encoding tetratricopeptide repeat protein; this encodes MTLYAGRYEKLGELGSGMSGYVYLVRDRKTGAKLALKVLKKTLKYLKMIEFETFKGEFLTLKDLNHPSIAKVFDAGKLEENEHLFIATEFVDGKNLFEATEGATVQIIEELFVQALRALNYLHSKNVIHLDIKPQNVLVIGDGVISQLKLIDFGLANFYEREFAKNRKEGKPIIVGTAAYTPPEIIEGKPRDKRADLYSLGCAFYRAFSRKLPFSGEAEEVYVKHVTETPLPPSRHNPAIPAYLDQIIIKLLEKDPSSRYSTAQAVIEDINLLSDHFYPVETPETVVSYLPEKGKLIGREKEFAVFEAFFADRLVNGAFKKKPYLLITGDEGSGKTRFLEECKNEAHRHFYKVLTWAESAKYSTDKLPTPCLVVGDDVQIDPMELEYVDLFMENTRFLAVLTAKQLNIPCPEECVITLKNFKREQTKGYLVKATGLEDIPDRILDIVFKHTRGNPACLEEYVRALFEKGFLKDSHGSWTPKILDDLGGDLEASGADEFIKKRLKATLEEARLTEVQQVLLLMLAFTGKPKLDDLAEMSQTGKVEEELGKLVGRGILMTDPESFYVFSNPLFKEVLLEETASDLKAEVCDAIADYYKQKGMPKEDVLYFQGRGTGMGAIEALHELARLQREALQYDKARESLTLLLEKRNLDETERRTVLLELGELEVEAGHHESAERALNELVKAREADQKGQTDEIFIRTLEQLGLCHKRLGKSEKARVCYEQALNAVKDNKDLRWMEIILRNRMAQDALDAGRPEEAEKIFNETWQTWKNELTDEEKIKAIRTDIDILYYLKGDYAKACGYLEEVMAVLSKKPSVEAYPITLYKLASCYERLNQADKATEMLNRCLDTLKERRTPYWLYAVYNEQGNLCDKKHASEEALTSYKHAFELAHKTAPQARLAIVSYNIANVLLKQKKFSEAQKYFVYAIKLFDACDEKGPVIVSLYTSFLGMTAVYRNLNDAQKAENFLGRAAELLQHNPLLKAYEQFLWQERADFEKSRKNETGLHEATAKLEALKKRPGFQEKEFEQWRKESTG
- a CDS encoding helix-turn-helix domain-containing protein gives rise to the protein MPPKENTQTFPFIHFGFRLWRLREARGIRTNQIAEYLGISLPQYRKIETGESLPDRQMLVELARVLNVGLAKLKDWELGARRKVLEDIPLDGAMAYSKELEKVIERIKESYKDQAGSPLSEQRLKVFGYLKKDLYHFFLPPALPTNLFLVLDALRTNPEAKYPHEIRDFVLKGEALDGFLARDLVWGPFIFSAANLLYFQENPAKDIPDALKRITTGQLEELIFIGVAKNGICDVEEEISILEQKKEFGSLGAIMALELAPHLPKNVSPHYLYAAVLLQGLGTCALYTILHPSLARPAEAAMDEKSQTYACIDGELFNLIDYELHPVTSAMIAANWRFSDEVIDTVLLHHHHPVKEVTPLNAALKIVNFFVDCDFPDMSREDLQDLLKAYPQVDIPLDTLFKVAVKLKNMKEDLIERTSSMLEEKSRVIADYVAEKRKKMVQKTPAGTIIRELPKSALFRFEPEYLKTVVSQCRELVDILKNKILFPREGESMANYVERITALQLRLAYAVRQDLQVISERFKMSVEEIRRILKIK
- a CDS encoding helix-turn-helix transcriptional regulator, translated to MNLADFQGKVARNIRKYRLKRGWTQFDMTEFGFSLRQYQYIEAGERNVSLKTILKLAKVFKIAPDRLLK